Below is a window of Microtus ochrogaster isolate Prairie Vole_2 chromosome 5, MicOch1.0, whole genome shotgun sequence DNA.
gccagcctggtctgcagagtgagttccaggacagccagggcttcacagagaaatcttgaaagttttttaaattttatttttattttattttttattttaatggtgcTGTGGATGAACTCCATGGCCATAGGTATGTTGGTCAGGTGCCCTACTGTGGAGTCAGTGACCCACTGACCAGTCCAACCCTGGGACTTTGCCTTTCTAGTGCTTTCTGTTACCCTATAGGGAATGTACTTCTTACTTTTCTATGTCATCAAACATCTGACAGAAAGTAACTTCTGGGGAAGCaaagtttgttttggctcacggtttgagcAGATAGAATCCACTGTGGCAGACAAGGTGTGGTGACAGATGGCTTCTCGGCAGCAGGGGCATGCGACAGGCCCTTGCTCATATCTCAGCAGAACAAGGAGAGAGGACCAGGCCTTTCAAGGAGCCGCTTCCTCCCTTGGGCTCCACCTTCTAAAGGTTCTGCAGTTTCCCAAACAGGATCTCTCTGGGGGCCCAGTTGTTCAAACACAGGAATCTGGGGGCTATATCTTACCTTTAGACCCTAACAGGGAGAAGTGTGCTAAGTCCCTCTCCAGCCTGGGGTGTCTGAAGTGCTGTAGACACTGACCAGTGGCCCGGGGAGTCTGGAGTAACCAGATGGCCCAAGTCAGTGGTGGTCTAGCATCTATATGGCTGGAAGAGAAGCGGGCACAAGGTGGTCCTTCTGAAAGGATCTACCGAATAGCCTTTCTTACATAGCACTCAGCCAAGCTACTAAGATCTCCTCTGCTCGAGTTAGGTTTAACAATTCAGGCCAAAGAAAGAAACCTCAGGGCATGGAAACTCCACCCTTTTGGGATTTCATGCAGTGGGTGACAAAGCTTCAGGGACGTAGTTGTAGGTGAACTGGCAGGAAACACTAAACCcaaggacaggaaggaaagagcagctgTCCCCAGAGATGGCCCCTGCAGACTCAAAGCAGGCCAGCCTTCTTAAGTGTCCTAGAGAGAGACAATGTGACGGACGCGGTAGATTGGCAAGAAGAACGCTGGCCAAGAGACTGTTCAAGTAGAGTTTAGGCCACTTCAGAACCAGTGAGATCtaagaggagctggggagagcaTGCCAGGCAATAGCCGGAATGCCCATCTGGAGGAAAGGGAGCCGGAGAGAAGGGTCATCATTACTGCCAGCTCCGGGAGCAAATGGGGCCATGTTCATAGCAATGCCCAGTGTGCTGAGTCCCAGCAATCTGCTCACACAGGCCCTCTACCTGCAATCTCAGTCCACAGAGCATTGAACCACTTAAGTCTCCTAtggctcctcctcttcccccagttGCTATGCAACTTCTGACCCCTCCCTCTTTTGACTTATTGCTGTCACCATTTCTTCCCGGTTTCTGCTGGTCCTGTgcagggcagcaggcaggggtGGCTCTTCTCACCTGTATCTGGTCACCTGGGCCCCAGAGCTCGTACAAGCTTTGGAAATGTAGCCCCTTACCCCGCTTCTCCCTGTAGCTCGGAGGTTCTTAAACCAACAGGGTTAAGTGCCATGTTGTCCcccattatttttctctgagtTGGGgtcttaaacttgctatgtacTGGAGGATGACTAAACTTTGGATTCTCCCGCCTCCATTTCCCAAGCGCCGTATTCCAGATGTGCACCCCACATCCAGATTATGCAGTACCAGGGAGAGAACGCAGGACCTCATGAGTGCTAGTACCCTACCAGCCTACCTATGCCCCAATTTCTGTTCCCTCTCTAGACACAGAACCTGCGCTCTTCTCCCAGGAACTCAGGAGCCTGGGCACAAAAATGCCTTCTCTACTATTTCCTAGCCTTCCGGCTCTTGTGACAACTGGTGCCAATAAAGGTGTATACCCAAGTCTGGCCTGTTGGCTGTTCCCTATGGAAGGTAACCATGGGTTACATCCCTTGTCCTTGTTCTCCATGGTGTGTTTTGAGAATATCACAAGTTCCTCACTATTAGATAAACTTGCAGACAGGCAACACTCCTAGGAGACCCTGGATTTTGACTCTTTAGCCTTGCTACTCAGAGTGTGGGGCAGGGACCAGTAACATTGATTATTGAGAAATGCAAATTCTGGGGCCCACCCCCAGAAGACTGGTCGGATACCAGTGTACATTTAACAAGTCTCAGGTGGTTTCTGTGCACTCTGATATGCAGGAAGGCCTGGACTACAAGACACAGCTAATTGGAAATTAACCAGCAAGCTGCTGGCTTAATCATTAACATAGGCACTCAAGAGGGCAGCAGATACAGGAAGGGAGAGCTAAGAGCCTGGGTACCTCCATTTTTTTTGTCCTAgggtatctttttattttgtccttgGGTGTCTTTAGGCTGTCTCCTGAGGTCCTGGGACCTCCAGGAAAGAGAAGCCTGCTTTCTGGCTGCAGGAGGGGGAGGAGTTTCAGGCAGTAACTGTGGCAGAGTTGAAAGTGGCACTGTGATGTGTGATGGGTGGGAACCGGGCACCAGCTGAGAGTGAGCGAGTAGTCTAGGGAGAAGGGACAGGCACTTCCCTTTACTTGAAAGGTGCCAGGGTTAGACCTTTAAAACAAGGAAGGTATGCTCATTCAGAGATGCTCTGGAAGtggggcgtggtggcacacacctgtaatcccagcacttgggaggtagaggcaggaggatcagggcttcaagatcatcttcagctatgtagggagttcaagactagtctgagctacatgagatacTGGAGGCAATATGGGGGTCACAGCCCTTCTCATGTGGCTGTCATGAACAGTTTAGGAAAAAATAGTCAGGCAGAATAGACTAAGGACTGGCAGGTGCcactcacagagaccctgtcaGGTGCTGGGACTCCGTGCTGGCAGGCACTTAGGGACATGGTTGCCAGTGGGTCAGCAGATAAAACCAATGCAAAGTAGAGACACTTCCAAGACAATAGCAGAGAAACAAACTTAATCTCCCTTTGGGTGTCTCAGTCACGGTCACGAGGGCAGTAAAGATCAAAGGTGACGCCGTGTGGGAGAGCCTGGTGTGTCACCAGGGATGGCAGTGCATACAAAGCACCATGACACTTTGGTTTTCTTCATCAGTGACTCCAGTTTGCATCCTGTGGATGCTGGCTGGGTTCCTGAAGTACAGAACGGAAGCATTTCCACAGCGTTCTGTGAGGCCATGTTCCAGCTTTAAAATTCCTTTAGGAAACTCTCCTTGGGGTGTTTGCATTATCAACTGTGACTTCACAGATGTTTCTCTGATTGCATACCCACAAGTGAGCGGAGTGAGTTTGTTCCCAAACAGTGTCTGGAAAATGCCCAGAGCAAGTGACTCGGTGCGAAGGGagtcctcctccccatctctgcctcctcagtgaaTAGTCTCAGGCCTGAATCTGCAGACTGCAGCAATTCATCTGGGGAAATCACCAGGAATGGAAAGGCCAATAACAGGGAACATATAAAGGGGAATTTCCCTGTTAGGGAGAGCGAGTTAGTAATTCTCTATTAAGTGcggtaactttatttttatttatttatttacttattttatatttgcgATTACAGGGTATTTTAAAACAcctatttccccctttttttgtttattttagagatagggtttctctgtgtaacagccctggctgtcctggaactcactcggtagaccaggctggccttgaactcacagagatctgtctgcctctgcatccccaaATGTGGAAAATCCTGCACCATTGGAGAGCCCACCGGGGCCAAGCAGGACGCCGGTTCCCTCAGTGTGAATGAGACATTGTGGCTGTTTGGGACTGTCCTACGtgtctttctattgctgtgatacataccatgaccaagagcaacttgggaaggagagggtttatttggcttacacggcctgatcatagtccatcactgaaggaaatcagagcGGGAATGCAGAGGTAGGGACCACAGGGGAATGCTACTTACCACCTTGCTCCCAGGCTCACTTTCAGCTGTTTCTGTTATACAGCCCAAGCccatctgcccaggggtggcaccttCCACAGTGGCCTTGGGCCCTCCTACATTAGTCAACAATCCAGAAATTGCCACCCGGATGTGCCTATGGGCCAGTTTGATGAAGGCATCTTCTGAATGAActtttctcttccaaaatgacaAAATAGCAGGCAGGCAGAAAAACTGAAACCCAGAGGGATTGTAGCATGTTGCTGCATGCTCTCAGCTAATGAGACTCGCTCGGGTGGAGTTAGTATTTAGTGGAGGTCTTCTGGTTCTACACTTGAGACTGCAGTCACAGAATGAAGTTTGCTCCAACTTGGAGCAAATGGACCGGTTGCCTAGCTGTCCTCCACACACTTTCCTTGATGGTTTTCCTAGTGGAAGGTGAGTGTTTGATCACAAAGTCtttctccctccagccccagcccattCAGTAGGTGGTCTGCTCAATGACAACGCTTGCTGCTCCAAATAGTGACACTGTTGCTTGTGTGAAGGTGTGCAATGGCtgatcttgattgtcaacttgaacGGGTCTAGGGTCACCTGGGAGGCAAATCTAGGGGTGTGTTCTCGAGGACGTCTCCAACTCAGGCTAACTGAAGTGGGATGACCCGCAAGAACTGTAGTGGCACCAGGCCGTGGGCAGGAGTCCTGGGCTGACAAAACGAGCAGATTATgtagcacagttaataaaaactcagagacagaaattggttcaatctgaaggtcagaaaagcaaaacagtcagctactggctcttacgtttacctcagtccaaaatgatgatcctgcttccaggaatctcagaatgagactgtgtgtgagagctgtctcctcctgttttatattcctctctagggctgggattaaaggcgtgcaccactaccgcctggttttatggcaaactagtgtggctactgggattaaaggtgtgtgtcaccactgcctggtctgtaaggctgatcagtgcagtcgttttactctctgaactctaggcattttaattaaatacagatgaaatatcactacaagatTGGACAcgtctttatctctttcttctttctggctgTGGATGGAATGTAACCAGCTTCCTCCCCATCCTGCTTCCACGACTTTCCCCACATGGCAGACCGTATCCcagagcccaaataaaccttctATTTTGTAAGTCACTTCTGTCATGTTTCCTATCAGAGctccaagaaaagcaacaaatacaGTCACTAAAACAGCTGCATTTTCCCTGGGGATCCCTAGTTCCTTTCTGTAGCCAGAACTCTGTAAGCTCCTGTATTAGTGGGAGGGTGAGGGGCTgagttctctgtctttctccgGACTATGTTTCCAGTGAGCTGGGTGTCTAGGCAGTGGACTGGACATAATTGATGCTTTGTTGTGAAAACCGAactgttctgtttttgtattcCATTTGACCGTGTCCTGGGTTGTCTTCTTGCCTCCATCAGCTCACTCTTCTAACTTCCCGGGATCCATGAAAGCCTTGGGCGGAGTCTTCTGAAGATGTCTAAGTATAGCTATCCTGACAATCCATTCTCTTCCACCCAGGCCTGGGGTCAAACTGCTCATCAGGACCCATACTGTGCACTTGCAATGTTTGTGCTCTTGAGGGTGCAGGTCCTGTTATGGCTCATATCTTCATTCTCCTAAGCTGCTCTCTGGTGCAGAGGCCACCCAGTGTTGGTCCTGTTTCATGAGCACCACTTCACACCGCCCTCTCTCTGGGGTCATTCTAAGCCTCCTTCCATGATGAATGCCCACCTTCGCCAGTGTATTTATGGATTTTTGTCTGCCTGGTTGTCCTCTGAggacccttctcttcctccctggaaTAGAGGATGCTTCTCTTGCAAAGCCCATGGATTTCGAAGGCaggactgggaatgtagcttCTCAGGGCTGCTTCAGGGCTTCCTATTTTCCCACCTCCCAATCCTGTTCTTCCCCAGTGGAGGCTTGTCTTGTCTCTTGGTCAGACACTGTCATATAGAGACTGATCATTTCTTCAAATAACTGGCATTTTCTGCTTCCCCCTTGAGTTCTGCATTTATTTGTAGTAACCTCAGGACCACATGGACAACCTGTGCAACTCCATGGCAGGGTCCTGCTCCCCACTACTGTGGGTCTTCACCCCATTTAGTGCTGAAGACTCAAGTCAATGCCTGTCCTTCAAGCATTCTTGAAACTCTTCTTATATTTGTATTCAATCTGCCTCTTGGCTTCCTGGGGGGTGGCCTCTGATCCTAGCCAGTATTTGATTCTTTGAGTTACTCTTTCTCTACTCCTACTTGGGAAAGCTCTTTATGGGATATTGGCTGAGAAAAGCATTCTTTGTTCCTAGACTTTGTCTTCTTAACCAAGAGTTTGATAAGTCTGAATCAAGGTTCTACCCCACATAAAGAGCACAAAAAATAAGGacaatgttcttatttttatcagcccttcacacatacacatacatttcatGGTCACCTTCCTCCTAGCCTTCTTCAGGTCTGCAACGCAGGGAGTTCAGATCAGTGTTCCACTGCCTACGACCGAGGCAGGGTGACTGCGAGAAGAATAACAGATGTccataaataaatctcttaactgtaactgTGACTGTCAAGCTCATAAATTCCTGGCATGTGGGAAGATCAGCGCCAGCTACTACTCTGTCATCTGATCGACAACGTGCCTGGATAGAAATCGTCTCAGAACAGATTGTatgttataattaaaaaaacaaaacacattctgTGTGGACATGTGGGCCAAGCTGTCCATCTCCGCACGAGTGAGATTTCTGCTGTGGTGGATTCAAATGCGCTCACAGGTAATCGCTTTGAAAGTTTGAACTTTATAGTTACttgaaaagtatttttcttttatttcaaaatctttgtgtgtgggtgtgagtttACTGGCACATGAGGGGCCAGAAGAAGgagctggattccctggagctggactcaCAGGTGGGTGGCATGAGTGACAGGGTTCTGAAAACCgaactccggtcctctgcaagCCCAGtttgtgctcttaatcactgggtCATTTCTCCTGCCCCCCCACTATTAACCCTTTAAaactaatattattattgttttattttattttattgtgtgggtgttttcctgcatggttatatgtacaccatgtgtatgcctggtgacCAACGAAGTATGTATGTTGAATCCTGCAATCCAGCAACTAGAATCTTTTGGAAGggcagccaatactcttaaccactgatccatttctCTAACCacactttttttgagacagcatttcactatgtatccctcatctggcctggagctcattgtgtagaccaggctggcccttagactcacagagatccacctgcctctgactcatgagtgctatgattaaaggcgtgtgctgttGTGCCGACTTGTTCATTTTGTAGtctgctagcctggaactcaggctCTAGCCTCAGTCTCACGCATGGTAGTTTTcgtgcctcaacttccccagtgCTCAGGTCACAAGCATGTGGTACGGTaccacctttctttccttttctttttggttctgggaTACAATaatccagggctttgtacacTGTTCCTGTTAATTGCACTTTGTAACACTGAGATATAGCTTACtttaaacaagagaagaaaaacctTCTACAGAATGAGGTTTCTTTATATGGATTGAAATCAAATCTTTACAGCAACATTTTCTGCAAACTCTCAATTAGAGTTTTaaacccacccctccccccattggCCCAGCCCTGCTTATGATGCCAGGCAGAGCTGCGCCTACAGACTTGTACCTCAACTGAATGAAATGATAACGCAAAGCCAATACTAAGATTATAAAGTAAGTTCTGATAAGTGTCggtattttgttaatatttgttaatattaGTATTTGTTCATCACTTTCCTATTTACTCTGCAAAACTGGGAGGAAAATGCCACCCTTCCTACTGTATAGAAGAAGGAAACGGAAGCACAAATACTTTGCCCGCATCTATAAACATAGGGGTCACCCCAGGAGAGACATCCTGGGCATGCCCTCTTCTCCTACCGCCTTTCTTGCAGGAGTTGAAAATATAGCTGGACCAAGGATGGGGAAGATCGGAGACCCTTAAGTTCTGGAATGTTTTAGCTTCATCTTGCATCCTAGGTAGACAGTTTGGGGCTTTAACTTGTGCTCAATGGACCAGATGCTGACTCTAGAAGGTCCCAAGTGTGGCCTGGCTCAGGGGAGGTCCCTGCGGAAGAGCCACCTCAGCCTTCTGCTGATTCAGTTCCAGGTCCTACTTTCTCATGGGGGAGACTGAAACTAAGACACAATGCTTCAAGGCTCTGTCATTTCATACCCTTGAACAGTGACAGTAGAATGTATATTACATACAATATAATggatatgtctgtctgtctgtctatttatggCTGGGACATAGAGCCCAAGGCCTCTCATGTGCAGGTTAGCTGCTCTGTGACTGAGTTACACTTCCGGGTCCTTCATCAGTCAAGTTTGATGAAGTCCAAAGGATTCTTTAAGCCCACTTTGACTAGCctcctttgtctttttcctgttgCAGGCCACCGAGGACCATGTGACCAGTCTCTAAAATGTTTAAGCTCGAAGATTTCTGAGCGAAAGCTGCAAGGCTCCTGGCTACCTGCTGGGCGAGGACCTCTGGAGAAACCTGTCCTGGGGCCCCGCGGTGCCATCATGCCCCTGTTCAGTCCTCAGAGTGGCCTTCACTCAGTCCGTGCTGAGCACAGCCCGCTGAAGCCCAGGGTGGTGACGGTGGTGAAGCTGGGTGGGCAGCCCCTCCGCAAGGCCACCCTGCTCCTCAACAGGCGGTCGGTGCAGACCTTTGAGCAGCTCCTAGCAGACATCTCGGAAGCCCTGGGCTCTCCACGATGGAAGAATGACCGTGTGCGGAAGCTCTTCACCCTGAAGGGCCGGGAAGTCAAGAGCGTGTCAGACTTCTTCAGGGAGGGTGATGCTTTCATAGCTATGGGCAAGGAGCCTCTCACCCTGAAGAGCATCCAGTTGGCTATGGAGGAGCTGTATCCCAAGAACcgggccctggccctggccccacACAGCAGAGCCCCCTCCCCAAGGCTGAGGAGCAGACTTCCCAGCAAGCTTCTGAAAGGAGGCCACCGCTGTGGGGAGGTGGGAAACTGCAATGAGGTTATGGGAAGCAGGGCAGTCACCAGGCATCAGGGCAAGACCCCTACGGAGCTGGCCCTGGAAGACAAGGTGAGGGCCCAGAAGTGGGTAAGAGGGAAACAGGAGCCAGAACCTGGTGCCCTGCCACCACCCACCGAAGCCACTTTGGAGGAGACTCATGCAGGTGGGGAGAagcatctggggctggagattgaaaagacTTCGGGGGAGATTGTCAGGTGCGAGAAGTGTAAGCGAGAAAGAGAGCTGCAGCTGGGCCTGCAGAGGGAGCCGTGCCCTCTGGGGATCAGTGAGCTGGacctggggaggggtcagaagTGGGATTCCGAGAAGCTGGTGAGGACCAAGAGCTGCAGGAGGGCTTCCGAGGCAAACTCCACGGATGgagaggaagggtggaagggCGAGAACCATCGGAGCAGCCCCAGGAATCCCCCTCAGGAGCTGAGGAGACCCAGCAACCACTCTGACAAGAAAGAGAACAGATGTTCGGAACCTCAGGAAAGTCACCCTCAAGGAACAGCTAGGACCCAGAAGGACCTCACAGAAGGTCCACCAGCCGTACAGGACGGGCTGGTGGATGCGAAGAAAGActccaggcacacatgcaggaacAAACATGGGGCCTGGCTCCTGAGGGAGCACCAGGCTGAACCCCCACAGCTCCCCAGGACccgaggggaggagaaggaagcggACCACAGGAAGAAGCCGGGTATGTCAGGAGGAAGGAGGACGGTGCTAGAAAAGGAGCCAAAGACGAAGCTGGAAGAGAGTAAGCCAGACCGGCCCACTGGCCGGAAGCTGCGGCCGCTGGGCATCATCTCAGCTGATGTGGAGAAGCACTATGACGTCGGGAGGGTCATTGGGGACGGGAACTTTGCCGTCGTGAAAGAGTGCAAACACCGTGAGACCAAGCAGGCTTTCGCGATGAAGATTATTGACAAGTCCAAGTTGAAGGGTAAGGAGGACATAGTTGATAGTGAGATCTTAATCATTCAGAGTCTCTCTCATCCCAACATAGTGAAACTGCACGAGGTCTATGAAACGGAAGCTGAGATCTTCCTGATCATGGAGTATGTTCAGGGAGGGGACCTTTTTGATGCCATCATCGAAAATGTCAAGTTTCCAGAGCACGATGCTGCACTCATGATCACAGACTTGTGTAAGGCCCTCGTTCACATGCACGACAAGAAGATTGTCCACCGGGATCTGAAACCGGAAAACCTTCTGGTAAGTGGGGAGTTTGGCTGTTAGTGGAGATGGTTATAAAATGAAGGCTGGAAGAAACAGTAGCTGCCCACCCTGTGTTACCTTTATGTTAGAGAATTATGCTACTTTAATGTGCTTAATTTCAGTACTTAAAACTTTGGTTATAGCTCCTAAATTGCTGAGTGAATTTGTTTTGATTGTTACGGAAATATAAGCCTTTTGATTTAAATAAGTCAGGAAATGTTTCCTCTTCCCTAGAAGATGGTGACCATGTGACTTAATTTCTTGAACACTTGCACATCCTCTGGCATAGGCAATGAGTGTCTGCCGGTGATGGCTTCTCCCTCAAGCTTTGCAGCTTCCATCTGACCACCTCCTTGAGTCCTCTTTGAGGACAATGCTTTGCCAAAGAGTTTCCAgtctgcagagctggagagaccTGTGTGAGCATTGCATGAGGCTCCTGGCTTctgtgctgtgatgaaacaccactgccaaaagcaaactggggaggaaagtgtttaatttggctTTTGCTTCTAGATCACAGTTCAACACggcaggaaggcaggacag
It encodes the following:
- the Dclk3 gene encoding serine/threonine-protein kinase DCLK3 — its product is MPAAPALRPPPPPATPAPPAPTRPAPTTPGHRGPCDQSLKCLSSKISERKLQGSWLPAGRGPLEKPVLGPRGAIMPLFSPQSGLHSVRAEHSPLKPRVVTVVKLGGQPLRKATLLLNRRSVQTFEQLLADISEALGSPRWKNDRVRKLFTLKGREVKSVSDFFREGDAFIAMGKEPLTLKSIQLAMEELYPKNRALALAPHSRAPSPRLRSRLPSKLLKGGHRCGEVGNCNEVMGSRAVTRHQGKTPTELALEDKVRAQKWVRGKQEPEPGALPPPTEATLEETHAGGEKHLGLEIEKTSGEIVRCEKCKRERELQLGLQREPCPLGISELDLGRGQKWDSEKLVRTKSCRRASEANSTDGEEGWKGENHRSSPRNPPQELRRPSNHSDKKENRCSEPQESHPQGTARTQKDLTEGPPAVQDGLVDAKKDSRHTCRNKHGAWLLREHQAEPPQLPRTRGEEKEADHRKKPGMSGGRRTVLEKEPKTKLEESKPDRPTGRKLRPLGIISADVEKHYDVGRVIGDGNFAVVKECKHRETKQAFAMKIIDKSKLKGKEDIVDSEILIIQSLSHPNIVKLHEVYETEAEIFLIMEYVQGGDLFDAIIENVKFPEHDAALMITDLCKALVHMHDKKIVHRDLKPENLLVQRNEDKTTTLKLADFGLAKHVVRPIFTVCGTPTYVAPEILSEKGYGLEVDMWAAGVILYILLCGFPPFRSPERDQDELFNIIQLGQFEFLAPYWDSISDAAKDLVRHLLVVDPKKRYTAHQVLQHPWIEMAGHSTVNPQKGESPSSEGRFQSQHRKVAGQVP